The following proteins are encoded in a genomic region of Enoplosus armatus isolate fEnoArm2 chromosome 11, fEnoArm2.hap1, whole genome shotgun sequence:
- the tmsb4x gene encoding thymosin beta-4, with product MADKPDVNEVTTFDKTKLKKTETQEKNTLPTKETIEQEKSS from the exons ATGGCTGACAAACCTGACGTCAATGAAGTCACAACCTTTGACAAGACCAAGCTGAAGAAGACCGAGActcaagagaaaaacacactgcCAACCAAAGAAA CCATCGAACAGGAGAAGTCGTCATGA
- the LOC139292044 gene encoding toll-like receptor 8 — MHLLLLCLCCHYEIQHAACKPAWMSSQFPCDVTPYNTSEVLFDCKGRHLHRVPDGITSNATELNLSENYIKNISVNSFSNLVNLTLLNLSWANKNNEVIIAANAFKNLTKLHELRLTGNCLKEIPANLPLSVEILELNKNKILLLDNSSLAGLTNMTQLQLSKNCYFWNPCGQSVKIMDGSFAPMTNLQALDLSFNNLTEVPKGLPQTLCTLKLGSNKIQYISEDDLLRLQNLKVLKIQGNCPRCENSPRPCVPCPKGSLGIHPNAFHGLTQLESLSLGGNSLKHLSHSWFERLSKLKELFLSFNFLLKTFTEEATFLSCLPSLEKMDISFNYESKIYPATLNLSTEFSKLESLKTLHMQGLIFQNIGQGTLRPLYKLSNLSALNLGTNFIIHFNSTIFSQFSHLKMIYLAENRLSPTPEKHPPHPSEGYNQRMDLSISPLIKPHPKDSAYEITHSLIKQECFDSGRVLILSSNNLFFISPEQFEGYGDIACLNLSGNGFSAALNGSEFSLLPNLIYLDLSFNKIDLAYNNAFNELKKLQVLDLSHNSHYFKAFGITHNLNFTKNLPALRVLNMSHNSISSLTTKHVYSKSLTELRFMNNNLGTLWKERDGSYKMIFTNLANLTILDISHNNIAKIPEEVYEYLPRNLTILRISNNALTDFKWDKLKCFNQLQILDLSFNSLPNVTGINSSVIHTLTFLDLSHNNIFHLDNGFLNGAKSLKTLGLSHNKLAIINQSTFQLRPENQIETLFLQRNPFQCTCDSFNFIIWIENTDIKIPRLTTEVTCDMPANQKGRVLIYFDINQCVNDSLAFLIYILTYSFILVFMFAATVAHLFYWDASYVLHYMKAKLRGYRSLDSPDGVYDVFVTYDTRDPHVSEWVMSNLRVKLEEEGEKHLPLCLEERDWSPGVPLVDNLTQSIQYSRKTLFVLTEGYVKTGVFKMAMYLAHQRLLDENVDVIVLLMLEPVLQHSHFLRLRRRLCGKSVVEWPRTPAAEPWFWQNLRNVVRVDNQVMYNKTYSKYFTSN, encoded by the coding sequence ATGCacttgctgctgctctgtctgtgttgcCATTATGAGATCCAGCATGCTGCATGTAAACCTGCGTGGATGTCATCGCAGTTCCCTTGCGATGTCACACCCTACAATACCTCTGAGGTGCTATTTGACTGTAAAGGGCGTCATCTGCACAGAGTACCTGATGGGATTACTAGCAATGCAACTGAGCTTAATTTATCAGAAAATTACATTAAGAATATTTCAGTTAATTCATTTTCTAACCTGGTGAATCTGACTCTACTCAATCTCAGCTGGGCGAACAAGAACAACGAAGTGATCATTGCTGCGAATGCTTTCAAAAATCTGACAAAACTGCACGAACTGAGACTGACTGGTAATTGTCTGAAAGAAATTCCCGCCAATCTCCCTCTCAGTGTGGAGATCCTTgagctaaataaaaacaagattttgttGTTGGATAACAGCAGCCTGGCTGGCTTAACAAACATGACACAATTACAGTTATCCAAAAACTGCTACTTCTGGAATCCTTGTGGGCAATCTGTTAAGATTATGGACGGCAGTTTTGCACCTATGACCAACCTGCAGGCTCTGGACTTGTCATTTAACAACTTAACTGAAGTTCCCAAAGGATTACCCCAAACATTATGCACGTTAAAGCTGGGTTCtaacaaaatacagtacatatctGAAGATGATTTGCTTAGGCTACAAAATCTAAAAGTCCTAAAAATACAAGGGAACTGTCCGAGATGTGAAAATTCTCCTCGTCCCTGTGTTCCTTGTCCAAAGGGTTCTCTCGGCATCCATCCCAATGCATTTCACGGTCTGACACAGCTTGAGTCACTGAGCCTGGGAGGGAACTCACTGAAACACCTGAGTCACTCCTGGTTTGAGAGGCTGAGCAAGCTTAAAGAATTGTTCCTGTCATTTAACTTCTTACTAAAAACATTTACTGAGGAGGCAACTTTTCTAAGTTGCCTTCCCAGCCTAGAAAAAATGGATATCTCTTTCAACTATGAATCCAAGATCTATCCTGCGACATTAAATCTCTCCACAGAGTTTTCAAAGCTCGAGTCACTTAAAACTTTGCATATGCAGGGTTTGATCTTCCAGAATATTGGACAAGGCACGCTCAGACCTCTGTACAAACTCAGTAATCTGTCTGCATTGAATTTAGGGACTAACTTTATTATTCACTTTAATTCCACCATATTCAGCCAATTCTCCCATCTGAAAATGATATACCTCGCAGAAAACAGGCTGTCTCCCACTCCAGAGAAACATCCCCCGCATCCAAGTGAGGGATACAATCAGAGGATGGACCTTTCTATTTCACCGCTCATAAAACCCCATCCAAAAGATTCTGCTTATGAGATAACGCACAGCCTTATCAAGCAAGAGTGCTTTGACTCTGGACGAGTGCTAATCCTCAGCTCAAATAATCTGTTCTTCATTTCTCCAGAGCAATTCGAGGGTTATGGAGATATTGCATGTCTCAACCTCTCAGGAAATGGATTTTCAGCGGCACTTAATGGATCAGAGTTCTCCTTGCTGCCTAATCTGATATACCTGGACTTGTCATTCAATAAGATTGATCTGGCCTATAACAACGCCTTCAATGAACTAAAGAAATTGCAAGTATTAGACCTCAGTCACAATTCCCACTACTTTAAAGCATTCGGGATAACGCATAATTTAAATTTTACCAAAAATCTGCCTGCCCTGAGAGTGCTGAATATGAGTCATAACTCAATTTCCTCATTAACAACAAAACACGTGTACAGCAAATCATTGACAGAACTTCGGTTTATGAATAACAATCTTGGGACTCTTTGGAAAGAAAGGGATGGCTCCTATAAGATGATTTTTACTAATCTTGCCAATTTGACAATTTTAGATATATCCCATAACAACATTGCAAAGATTCCAGAGGAGGTTTATGAATATTTGCCACGTAACCTCACCATACTACGCATAAGTAACAATGCACTTACTGATTTTAAATGGGACAAACTTAAGTGTTTCAATCAACTTCAAATTTTGGACCTGAGCTTCAATTCTTTACCTAATGTGACAGGTATAAACTCAAGCGTCATCCACACTTTGACTTTCCTTGACCTGAGTCACAATAACATTTTCCACTTAGACAATGGGTTTCTAAATGGTGCAAAAAGCCTCAAGACTCTTGGCCTTAGCCATAACAAACTGGCTATCATCAATCAATCCACCTTCCAGCTGAGACCTGAAAATCAGATTGAGACTTTGTTCTTGCAGAGAAACCCGTTCCAGTGTACCTgtgattcatttaatttcataatATGGattgaaaacactgacattaagATCCCTAGACTGACCACTGAGGTGACATGTGACATGCCAGCAAACCAGAAGGGTCGAGTCCTGATATACTTTGACATTAACCAGTGTGTCAATGACAGTCTGGCGTTCTTGATCTACATTCTCACATATTCCttcattttggtttttatgTTTGCGGCAACAGTAGCTCACTTATTTTACTGGGATGCTTCCTACGTCCTACACTATATGAAAGCTAAACTGAGGGGATACAGATCCTTGGACTCACCGGACGGTGTTTATGATGTCTTTGTGACTTATGACACCAGAGATCCACATGTCTCTGAGTGGGTGATGAGCAATCTGCGAGTGAAactggaagaggagggagagaagcatCTTCCCTTGTGTCTCGAGGAGAGGGATTGGTCCCCTGGAGTCCCGCTGGTAGATAACCTCACTCAGAGCATCCAATACAGTCGCAAGACCCTGTTTGTCTTAACAGAGGGCTACGTTAAGACTGGGGTTTTCAAGATGGCGATGTATCTGGCCCACCAAAGACTGCTTGATGAAAACGTGGACGTGATCGTGCTGCTGATGCTGGAGCCCGTCCTGCAGCACTCTCACTTCCTGCGcctgaggaggaggctgtgtgGGAAAAGTGTTGTGGAGTGGCCGAGGACACCTGCTGCGGAGCCCTGGTTTTGGCAAAACCTGAGGAATGTGGTCAGAGTAGACAATCAGGTGATGTACAACAAGACTTACTCAAAGTACTTCACCAGTAACTGA
- the tlr7 gene encoding toll-like receptor 7 codes for MFFHLVCGALLGCCLSISTASISYPKTLPCDVSEANNGSVVKVDCTERKLKDIPPGIPRDTTNLTLTINHIPSLNSTSFHGLENLTEIDMRCNCVPIKIGPKDRICTASVTIEDNTFTSLRNLRALYLDGNQLNSIPKGLPSNLILLSLEVNHIYNISKANLSEIRNVEMLYLSQNCYYRNPCNFSYDIEDGAFLQLNNLTLLCLKSNNLSFIPHQLPTSLKELYLYNNNIQKVTDEDFKNLTNLEILDISGNCPRCYNAPFPCIPCPNNSPLNISKTAFKMLTKLKTLRLHSNSLTFVPAEWFASTTELRVLDLSSNFLAKEIGVTTFPHFLGKLEELDLSFNYELQKYPQTLRLSCSFSSLKSLRILRLKGFVFQQLKLESIAPLKHLTHLEVVDLGTNFIKMTNLSILMELKSFKIISLSDNKISSPSDGQDAVGFSGGEPLHWSPMSGSAPYQSKEVREIHYFRYDEYARSCKYKDKELGVVTSFVKRQCSQFGKTLDVSRNNIFFLHSRFLNLEELRCLNLSGNAMSQSLNGSEFTYLTNLQYLDFSSNRLDLLYSTAFQELKNLVILDISNNNHYFESEGLTHMLNFTKNLKNLKILLMNSNKISTSTNRELESQSLERLEFRDNRLDMLWRDGDIRYVNYFKKLLNLTVLDISYNNLNFIPQDVFSGLPDKLSELYIKNNKLTHFDWEYLQLLRSLQVLDLSGNSLTDVPPILSNCTPSLKKLILHKNQILKLTPDFLKDAYILKYLDLSFNYIQHIDKSSFPDDVVSQMDMLLLHKNSFLCTCNATWFIKWLNRTTVTIPRLATDVTCATPAAQKDHPMISVDLLACQHPYLSIILYTLMTSLVLSFITLSISSHLFLWDVWYIYHFCRAKLKGYNRLYSQSSVYDAFVIYDKEDPEVSEWVMKEMCTHLEDRGDRRLTLCLEERDWIPGCPLIDNLSQSIHKSKRTVFILTGKYIKSGNFKTAFYMANQRLMDEKNDVIVLIFLEKVPCNSKYLRLRKRLYKRSVLEWPTNPQAQPYFWFSLRSVLATESHKQYNNLFKETL; via the exons ATGTTCTTCCACCTG GTGTGTGGGGCACTGCTGGGCTGCTGTCTCTCCATATCAACAGCTAGCATTTCTTACCCAAAAACTCTGCCATGTGATGTTAGTGAGGCCAACAACGGCAGTGTGGTGAAGGTGGACTGCACTGAGAGAAAACTCAAAGATATCCCCCCTGGCATCCCCAGAGACACTACCAATCTGACGCTCACCATCAACCATATCCCTTCATTAAACTCCACCTCCTTTCATGGTCTGGAGAACCTGACTGAGATTGACATGAGGTGCAACTGCGTGCCCATCAAAATCGGCCCCAAGGACCGCATATGCACTGCCAGTGTGACAATAGAGGACAATACCTTTACCAGCCTGAGGAATCTGCGAGCACTGTATCTAGATGGCAATCAGCTGAACAGTATACCTAAAGGCCTGCCTTCAAATCTGATCCTGCTGAGTTTGGAAGTGAATCACATTTATAATATTTCTAAAGCAAACCTCTCTGAGATCAGAAATGTTGAGATGCTTTACCTCAGTCAAAACTGCTATTATCGTAACCCATGTAATTTTTCCTATGACATTGAGGATGGTGCATTTTTACAGCTTAACAATTTAACATTGTTATGTCTTAAGTCAAATAACTTATCCTTTATTCCACACCAACTACCCACAAGTCTGAAGGAGTTGTATCTCTACAACAATAACATTCAAAAAGTCACTGATGAGGATTTCAAAAACCTGACGAACCTTGAGATTTTAGATATTAGCGGAAACTGTCCTCGATGCTACAATGCTCCTTTCCCGTGCATCCCGTGCCCAAATAATTCGCCACTTAACATCAGCAAgacagcttttaaaatgttgacaaaaCTAAAGACGCTCCGCCTGCACAGTAACTCTCTGACATTTGTGCCAGCCGAGTGGTTTGCCAGCACGACAGAGCTGAGAGTGCTTGATCTCTCATCAAACTTTTTAGCAAAAGAGATAGGAGTCACCACCTTCCCACATTTCCTGGGCAAACTGGAAGAGCTGGACCTTTCATTTAACTACGAGCTTCAGAAGTACCCTCAAACACTGAGACTGAGCTGCAGTTTCTCCTCCCTCAAATCCCTTAGAATTCTCAGACTAAAGGGCTTTGTGTTTCAGCAGCTAAAGCTAGAGAGCATTGCTCCTTTAAAACATCTCACACACTTGGAGGTTGTAGATCTGGGAACAAACTTCATTAAAATGACCAACCTTAGTATTCTGATGGaattaaaaagctttaaaataatcAGTCTATCTGACAACAAGATATCTTCCCCCTCTGACGGCCAGGATGCTGTTGGTTTCTCTGGGGGAGAGCCCTTGCACTGGTCTCCCATGTCGGGTTCTGCTCCGTACCAAAGTAAGGAAGTGAGAGAGATTCATTACTTCAGATATGATGAATATGCACGCAGCTGCAAATACAAAGATAAAGAACTTGGAGTTGTCACATCCTTTGTCAAAAGGCAATGCAGTCAGTTTGGAAAAACCCTGGACGTGAGCAGAAACAACATATTCTTCTTGCATTCAAGGTTTTTAAATCTTGAAGAGCTGAGGTGCCTCAATCTGTCTGGGAATGCAATGAGCCAAAGTCTGAATGGCTCCGAATTTACCTATCTGACTAATTTACAATATCTGGACTTCTCTTCAAATCGCTTGGACCTGctctactccactgcatttcaagAGCTGAAAAATCTGGTCATCTTGGATATAAGTAACAACAACCATTATTTTGAGTCAGAGGGCTTGACTCACATGCTTAATTTCACTAAAAATTTAAAGAATCTCAAGATACTGCTGATGAACAGCAACAAGATCTCTACTTCCACtaacagagagctggagagtcaGTCTCTAGAGAGGTTAGAGTTCAGAGATAACCGGTTAGATATGTTGTGGAGAGATGGGGACATCAGATATGTCAATTACTTCAAGAAATTACTTAATCTGACTGTCCTCGACATCTCTTATAACAACCTCAATTTCATTCCACAGGATGTGTTCAGTGGACTGCCAGACAAACTGTCTGAGCTctacatcaaaaacaacaaactaacaCACTTTGACTGGGAGTACCTACAACTTCTACGTTCTTTGCAAGTCTTAGATCTCAGTGGCAACAGCTTAACTGATGTTCCACCCATACTGTCGAACTGTACCCCATCTCTCAAGAAGctcattttacataaaaaccaAATCCTTAAACTCACACCAGATTTCCTCAAGGATgcctacattttaaaatatttggaTCTCAGTTTTAACTACATACAGCACATTGACAAATCTAGCTTTCCAGATGATGTTGTAAGTCAGATGGACATGCTGCTTCTGCACAAAAACAGTTTCCTGTGCACTTGCAATGCCACTTGGTTTATCAAATGGCTCAACAGGACCACAGTGACCATCCCCAGGCTGGCCACAGATGTCACCTGTGCCACTCCGGCGGCACAAAAAGATCATCCCATGATCTCAGTGGACCTGCTGGCCTGCCAACACCCCTACCTGTCCATCATCCTCTACACTCTCATGACTTCCCTCGTCCTCAGCTTCATCACCCTGTCCATCTCTAGTCATCTCTTCCTGTGGGACGTCTGGTACATCTACCACTTCTGCAGGGCCAAGCTCAAAGGCTATAACCGCCTGTACTCCCAGAGCTCAGTCTACGATGCCTTTGTGATATATGACAAGGAGGATCCTGAGGTGTCAGAGTGGGTGATGAAGGAGATGTGCACTCATCTGGAGGACCGCGGAGACCGCCGCCTGACGCTGTGTCTCGAGGAACGGGACTGGATTCCTGGATGCCCCCTGATCGACAACCTCTCCCAGAGCATCCACAAGAGCAAGAGGACCGTGTTCATTCTCACCGGCAAATACATTAAAAGTGGCAACTTCAAGACAGCTTTCTACATGGCCAACCAAAGGCTAATGGATGAAAAAAATGATGTTATCGTACTGATCTTCTTGGAGAAAGTGCCTTGCAATTCAAAGTACCTTAGATTAAGGAAGAGACTGTATAAGCGGTCTGTGCTGGAGTGGCCAACAAACCCTCAAGCCCAGCCATACTTCTGGTTCAGCCTGAGAAGTGTATTAGCAACGGAAAGtcacaaacaatacaacaatcTCTTCAAAGAGACACTGTAA